The Aquificaceae bacterium genomic sequence AATGTGGACACAGACCAGATAATACCCGCCAGATACCTAAACACCTCTGACCCTTACGAACTTGCCCAGCATGTAATGGAGGACTCGGAGCATCCAGAGTTTGCAAAGGAGCACAAGGAAGGGGATATAATAGTGGCGGGTAGAAACTTTGGCTCTGGCTCTTCCAGAGAGCATGCACCCATAGCCATAAAGTATGCTGGAGTGCCTGTGGTTATAGCCAAATCCTTTGCAAGGATATTCTTCCGTAATGCTATAAACATAGGTCTTCCTATAGTGGAAGCACCACAGGCAGTGGATGAGATAAAAGAGGGCGATGAGATAGAGGTAGACTTGGAAAAGGGTATTATAAAGAATCTGACGACCGGTAAAGAGTATACCGCCACCAAGTTTCCAGATACTTTAATGGCTATCCTAAAAGCTGGTGGTCTGATGGAGTAT encodes the following:
- the leuD gene encoding 3-isopropylmalate dehydratase small subunit encodes the protein MVIRGRVWKFGDNVDTDQIIPARYLNTSDPYELAQHVMEDSEHPEFAKEHKEGDIIVAGRNFGSGSSREHAPIAIKYAGVPVVIAKSFARIFFRNAINIGLPIVEAPQAVDEIKEGDEIEVDLEKGIIKNLTTGKEYTATKFPDTLMAILKAGGLMEYAKEKLKANG